A region of the Enoplosus armatus isolate fEnoArm2 chromosome 8, fEnoArm2.hap1, whole genome shotgun sequence genome:
aacatcattattattaggcAACGGTCAAATGAACCGTCCAAACGTTTACCCTGGAGACGAGCAAGAACCTTAAATACTTATCTTGCTTTCAGACAAGAATAAATTTCCCCCCTCAATCCCAGCTGTGTAGATGCCTCTTCAGTAACATGAAAGCAAAAATTAAAAGCACAAATTAAGTTAGCCAGATGTCACCCTGTTGCTGACTTCTGAGCTCTTGCCACATcctccccctcacccccctTCTTCCACAGCTGTGCTTTAAGTAACCTACCCAACAGCTTCTACAGGTTTAAAGGGTCAACAGCTTCGTCAACAGCTTCGTCTTATTAAGATCTATCTTTTACAGCAGGACGGACAACctttgcaaacaaacatgtgCTCAAACTGTGACAAAGAGAATCTGGTTTGGCGGATGCAAAAAGCATGTTAGTGTTTCGTCAAAAGCACTCACTGACACAGCTGCATGAATACAGACATTGATGGACAGCTGCcctgaatcttttttttcagtttcaagaCAAGAACTGACACTTCAAAATCTGCGCAGACATGTCTTCAGGTGAAAAACTACAGCTGAAAAGCAAATTTGACAACAATAATTTGACACAGTTTTGTCCACAAGGGCTTAGGGCAAGAAAATCAGATTCATGGTAGAGCACGCGAATTGTACAAAAAGTGGGTCAAACAATGATCCCGCTTCCAAAATAGTTACAAATTTCACTCCAACACTGGGAAAAACTTTCAGTTCTGCATTGTCTTGTGAAAAAAGGGGGTAGCTTGAGAATATACACTACATCACAACTGCTGATATCACTGTAATAGTAGATCcattatgtacagtacacaccAAGACCGCAGAGCAACACTCAGTAAAACAATACATCTCCCTCTGCAGCATTATTGTCCTCAAATGTAGCCTGTaaaagtttttcttctttcgGCATGCTTGCAGAAAGTAAAGGTTTGCTCACACAGTGGTGACTGGACATGAAAAGTCCTGTTCAGACTCTCTGGGTGATGAGAAGAGGTGAacaagtgtttattttaaacctAACAGAACTTCTTTTTGTTGTAAGTCAAAGGTTTTCATTTACTTAAAACGTAAAAACATCTGGATCTTGGGCACATTCCAGCCCTGCCCATAACCTGCTTTCATGCAGATTATGCAGATTATGCATTGATAGCTGAACTATTTTTTGCCTAGGAAATTACTTCATTAACTGAACTACTCTTTTGCAAGAATTTGCATTTTTCCGTTgtcctacaaaataaaataaagataaaaatgagtTCCTTCAATTGTTGAAACATTATTTATCCAATTAACTTTCTCTTTTGTGTTATTTTcgttatttctctctgtttgtttgacaATTTCATCCACCAAGATATCTCAAACCCCCAACCTCGAGTCTCCAACTATGACCACAGCTTTGAATTGTGAGGAAAGCCAGACATCAGTCCCGAGGAATTGTGAGATTATGTAGTAAATGCAGGGTGTTCAGCTGAAAGCTTTTGGCTTAGCCCACGGAGGCATACACAAAACCGTATTATTGTGGGGAGCAAACAGGGAGGTCTTACCGTGTGTAGCTGTGAACTGGCTGTTATCTTCACTTCGCAGGCCTGTTGCATCGTGCCCCTCactcaactcaactcaacaCTGCTgggaagacaagaaaaacaggCGTTGGAGCAGATGCGAGAATTCAGGCACACTGACACTTCAGCGGTGAATGTCGAGAAGATGTCATCTGGGTGCCACctgaaaatgagacacaaaCCTGCACTGACGCAATGTGGGTGAAAAGTTTTGAAAACCTAAAATAACAGTCGAGGGCCACAGAGGATGACAGATTGGAGGATGGCTTGTGCTTGATTTCTCAGGTTGGAAAAGTTTGGTGTCACAAAACCTAATCtaaatacaatgtttttgttcagttgtcTATTATTTAAAAAACGATCCATGTGTTGATATaagtaaatgtgtaaaaacaaataaagtccATACCTGAAATCTCCTTCGACGCGCTTCAGCACCAATTTTCAATTAGTTCAATTTGGGGTTTTGTCGCTCCAGAGTTGTGAGTCCCAGGAAGGCGTGCGCGTCACCGGTGAGGGACTTTCTAGCATAGAGGAATTGCTGTGGGGCCTTTTTCTCCGAGGATGGCCGTGCCATAACTTTGCCTCTATGAGCGAGTCCCTCTGAGTTGCATCTCACATCTCCGCCTCAACATCGCTGAGCTGCGCTGAGGAGCCGCAGACAGCAAAGCCTTCACTGAGGAGAGCCACGTGACTGAGGCGTAGCAGTAAACCCCATCTGAGGgctcagagggagaggaggaggaggaagaggaggaaaaaaaaaacaacctctgcGGTCAAAACATCAGAGCCACCGCCTGAGCCACCAAGACGCACTGCACTGACAATctacacagcagagaggaaaccaCGTGGACACTCTGGTTTTCTGATCAAACACTACAACAAGGAATTTCTCCAGAGATGAGGGAAATCTCCCCGGtgcatgaaaagcagcaaacaccTGCCACTCCACGGTTACCTGTTCCTATGCGCCAATATAGTCCTTATGTATGAGATCTTACAGACAAATACGACATCAGTGTGACAACGACTCCATAGCACTTTTAATTAATGattgcattttttcccccatatcTGGGATGAATGTCGGCCAGCTGCCAAAAATGAACAGGTTAAACACTGAGCAAAggagaaacaaatgaatactTAACACGGAAGAGCACAAAGTCAAGTTAAAGTTTATTATGGGTTGTTATTCTGTGCATGGCCGCCTTGGATTGAAGgataaggacacacacacacacacacacacacacacacacacacacacacacagcattacaTCGCTGGAAATAACATGATACAGAGCCGAATTGACATGACATCAATAACAGAgcattatttactttattttggtgaataaaacaaaagctcacACTCCAAGTATTAGAACGTTTGCAGAAAATACAACAGATGTGAGGAAACTCCAGCTCTCTCTTGcaaactgtacatttctttATAATTAAAACTCCTCAGTGAGTTGCGTTGTCTTCAGGATGCTATCTTGTGAACTGCTACTGTGATGGTCCCATGACTCCTCACCAGAATGtttctacaaaacaaacaaacataaacaatgcacTAAGACAAACATTCACCGGATAAACAATAATCATGCAgacaagtgagagagagatcagtCAAAACTGACAAAGTttgagaaaaacattgttttgatgATATCTCTGATGAAACTCTATTGCAGATgcccatgatgatgatgatgatgatgatgataatggtgatgataaATAATTGTTACAGTCATTATATCACCAACAAGCTTAGGGAATCTGGTCAGAGagtgtagttgtagttgtatGCGATGCAGTTTGAATAGTTATTGTAGGACTGATCAATACTACACTCAGCCAAACCAAACTCAGCATGCATTATGCATTTTGGCAATGTTATGACTAAAACAATTATTCTtagtatcatcatcatcatttgcaTAAATGCgctatttaaaaagaagaaatgtctAAAGATATTGAATGTTGGCCTTCAAACTCACACTAGACCTGTTAGTTGAGCCATTTCTAACAGCttttttgataaataataatcagaACAGAATAATGATATCTGTGACATCTGTCAAGTCATTGATTTACACTTTGTTGACACTGTAATCCTACCAGACTTACAAAGCAGTCCACGTCCCAACAAAGCAGCAGCTCATCTACAGACTGCATACAATCACTTTAAGGTCTAACATTCAGAATTAATtctttctaataataataataataataagctgaAGTCACTTTTCATCTGATGCACTAGTAGATGTTTCACAAAGTCCAGAAGGGGGCAGCACAGCCAcgcaaatgaaaatgaactcCTTTGCCAGGACTTTGAACACAGTCTGGAGTACAAATAATGGACGCTCAATCTTTGCTTTTGGATCTCTTTCAATGGTTTTTCCTAGATTTATTGATCTCCCCAAGTATGAATCAAAACCACTTCAGACAGACCTCTTAAattcacagaggaggagatgcaaGTCAGTcaagcaaaaaagacaaaaggttgTGCAGGTGCTCACCCTGACTCAGACTCCAGGCACACAGTTGGAGAGTCTGTCGGGTCTCTGGTGAGAGCTGCAGCTTGTTTGGACAAAACGGACACGACGCCGCCATGTTCATCAGACAGGGATCCGCGGCCTGGTGATGGTGAGATATAAAAGAGTGTTACTGCGCAGAACTGAAGAAACGTCAAAACAAGCACTAATTAAACTTTCTCCTGAGGTAACTGAAGGccatccatccaaccatctgtctgtctgtcgtaCATTTAACAATGTAGAAAAATCAACAGGTTTTTGAGGAGaaaatttgatttgactttCACAGTTGTCCAGTGACCCTAACTGCCCCCCTTGAAggacaacaagactccaggaagtcacctaagaaatagtccggcacataacttGGTGTTGCTAAAACATGTGAATATGATTGAATTTGGACTGATTATGACACAGGTTGATACAACAAGATGAGTAGCAAGTTGTTCATTTTATACAAATTTAGAAATGTGAATTTTCCATGTGAAGCTTTCACACTTGGGTTAGAAGTGATTTTAAGGGAGCTAATGATAGTTTACTTACAGTTTTACCTCAGTTGCTTTTGCACAATTGTCAAatgaaaatcattattttataattttttaaCACTGAGACAGTCCACCGCTTTTTTCTCCCAACAGTTCAATCACTTTTTGTGGTTTAGCAACAACATGTAGGAGAAGGTTGCATCGTACAAATGGGTGTTTTTAGTGTATTGTaagaccaaacagcagatggaaTGACAGATAGACAGGAGTGTTTGAAGTGGgatttgcatttgttgtttttcttctttttgtattGAACAGTTCCTATTTGCTAGACTTAGTTGTATTGggacatgtgtttttattataacTTCCGTTTTCTATTCAGTTTGACTCTTACTCGTTACGTATAAGCTGTTTACTGTGAACAGGGGATGTACCAGAAAGGTGAGCATTGACAATGAGAAACCAGTGAACTGACTGTCGGAACTGGTGTTTTCTTGACATAAGTTTATTCAGTTGGCTGAAGAggatattttactttattattggGTTACTGCATGGACGTCTCAAtgagaaatgacaaaaagaaacactaGTTTAGTGTCTTCtgtcatttaaacatttgtctGTCTTGGCTTAAGCAATAATAAAAGGAAATGTCAGTCTGGTAGCTGTGATGAACTGAACTAATGAATTTATTTACCTTTGACTCATGACTTAATTGTTGTGAGTTGGACTGgaactaacgattattttcattatcaaataatctacccattattttctctattcatCAGTCTATAGAATGATGTCTTAAAatctcttgttttgttcgacaACAGTCCAAAGCCAAAGATTTACTATCAgtttcagtttactatcatagaggGCTAAAAATACcaggaaatattcacatttgagaagctggcgTAAAaggccagtataagataaatatgGACTTTTGAACTCTGAATCATGTGAAGCTTCTCTAGTGGAATCccacaatgaaaatatagagctcAAATTAGCATATTCTGGGACCTTTAAACAATTAATGAGTATCAGAAACAGCTACCAAGCACTTTTCTGTGATTGACTCATTTATAAATCGACTTATCAGCTCTAGTTTTGAGTGGCTGCGCGGCCTTTTGCAGGACAAACGAAGTGTTGTATAAAATGAAGTGGTGGTTGAAATTGATGTTTAATGAATTGTCTTTCTAAGGCTCACTACACAGTAGACTAATGACTCGTGGCTTGTTAAAACAACAATGACAGCAGTtagttgtttgtgttatttacaCGTAGACATGCTGTCGGAAGCATTTGTACAACGATAGTTTACTTAAAGGTGCGTTTGACTCATTTTATTGACCGATACACTAACTCCGCCCTCGGTACAAGTCCAGTTTGGTGTGATTTATTTTGAGAGACATTTTCCGGAAAAATCTCAGATAGAACAAGAAACTCGATGTATTCTCACAGCCCAGGTTGTGTCCTTGTTGATCCGTGCAGAGCACACCGACAACTGCTGGGTTTTTCATGCtgccaacacagacaaacagagagcgATCAGTCGTCTTTAACGTCCcaatatttaaaatacaaactcaaacacagtcTGCTGTTAACTCACGTGTCATCAAGATGCTGCTCGAGGGTCGACTCCATTGTTAAAAATCATAAATAACTGCAAAATTCAAGTTTTGTGTGAGAAGATTTGTTGTTATGGTTGTCTGCTTCCTGAAAGCTTCCGGGTGGAGTCAGCTGACCGTCACATGCACTAAGGATCCCTGTGAGGGCCAATATACACGATGCgcgctataaaaaaaaactaaaaaaaacaatacaaacagaaaaaacgTGACGGTAAAGGCTGCTGTTAAACTTGTAGATATgtacatattattattttgtgtacGATGTATACTTATAAACATGCAATATATATGTAcaataaatagatagatagatataaaCTATATGTACTTATTGGGTAATGTTTATATGCCCATGGGAGATTTCATATTGTTCTATCAGTATTTGATATATAAGcttaatatactgtagatgtaaTTATTATTCCTGGCTTCTTCTATGTGGCTAGGTCCTCATACACTAAAATCATTTTCTAAACTGGATTACTTATGTAATGAAATCCTGCCTCTCTATATTTCATCATTCATGTCTCACTCTCTTCATCCCAGCCTCCAGTGAGGAATGGATTTTGATATTCAGAGTTGCATAAATTTAAAATTAGGTtacttgactttttttccctcctgaaTCTATAATCTTTATTGATAATCCCGTTCCCACACCGGTCACAATCAGATGACTCTCACAATAAGCTGAGGTCGCCCAAAACAGCTCCAGTGTCACATGTTCCTTAGTCACAAAACAGTTATTTGGAGAAACATGAAGTCCCTGTTCGACGCTCAAAACTTATCAATTTAAACCATCTATAGAGACAAAATCATCCCACCATCCCTGTTAACATCAGATTCATCATAACAGGGTGGTGCAAACATTATTCAGCataataaacactttttttccatcACAACGTGATCTCTACCAATGTCTGCACTTTATTGTACGTAAAATATAGTATTAATATTTGGAGTAGCAGTTTCTAGCAGCCTTTCGTTGATGGattttgttaatgtgttttcttcaaAAGTTAGCTGGAGGCCAGCGCCTGGGCTCACCTCCCTGCATGATTTCTGCTGCCTGTCCCAAGACGGTGAGGCTTCGGTGCTCCTGCTGACAGGGCAGAAATGGGTGAATGTAATTATGTGGCCGCTGCATTGGAGGAATCCATCACCTGCGCAGCAGCGGGGTAATGTGCTGCTGACTAACCCATGGGGTACGCTCCCTGTCCTCTCTAATGcttccatcttttcctctcctctttgctcGCTCATATAAATCAGAGGCCGGACGCTTCTGCTGACAACCTGCTGCCCATCACTGTCCAAGCACGCACGTAGgcaaacacacgcacaagtGCAAGTTTATGCATGCAGAATaatttacatacacaaacatcttTTTTCCTTgtcacacacacgtgcatgatTGTGCATCACACACACGTAAGAAATCTTTAAACTTGTACGCCAGGAGGTTGGCATAAACACTAGATCCCATTATTTGTTACGTATGGCCACTTTACAACCAGAGTGCATCTCCAAATGAGCCGAACCCAAAATAGAGATCTGACTCAGAGTCAGTATATCATCACTCTGCTGCATACTGTATGGTGACTAATAACATTTAGGGGTTTCActattatttatcttatttagcTTAATAAGACTCATTATTCATATCCATTAAGTGACACTATAGTTTGATAAGCAATTTCAGTTAGGTGTGTCAAGCTTTTAGCATTGTGATGAATTcgttttcaaatgaatgaaatgcaaatgGTGAATTcatgaaagaataataaaagaagCATCATTTTAGACCTGGAAACAAACTGAAGCAAGTTATTCCTTCAGTCAACACGACCACACCTGACACATTCTgaacagaaataacacattttactgtcaaaaataatattttttaaatataaatcaagCAAATACTTAAGATCATATACACCACACAGATTACAGAGCATCTTATGTGACCAAGCAGATAAGTGTTTCTAAGATAAGAGAGTCTTGTTCTCTCAGTGTAGATGAAAATCATATTAGGGTATGAGAACCTTGCCACGTAGAAGAAGCCAGGAATAATAATTACATCTACAGTATCTTTAGCTTATATATCAAATACTGATAGAAGAATATTAGAATATCCCCTGGACGTATAAACACTACCCAATAACAGCTGGCACAGTACAAAGCATCCTGGCTCACACATCCCATCATAAAATAAGGAATATCACTCTCCTCTCTAGTAAACAGCTTATAAATGCTTCACATGAAGCCCAGTCCGTGAGCCAGCCTGTGGTCATTTCAGTAAACTCGTTATAAGGCTTTGATGTTGATTTGTCTTGTCCTGCTGCTTCAGACTGACAAATAACTCGTGATTTCATGGCACCTGTGCCCTTTTTCTCACAGGGATGTGTCGGATTCATTTTCGTTCATATGAATGTCATCAACTGTTGAGTAGTTTTCCATATTTTTTGTGTTAGCGTGAAACTTGGAACTCATGGAAACTTGAGCAGATGTAGGGGTTACATGGGGTTTGAGCAGATGTGTGGTTGAACCCTATGTGACAGGCAAAGATCTACAAGTGGAGGGGACTGCTGTGAGCTTCCATCAGCCGTCATCAGGATGAGGAAGATGACGAAGGTTCTgaggagacaggcagggagTGCGTGGGGAGATCTCAGAcatggggagggaggagggagggagggaggagtgttGGAGGGGGGGTCTGAGATGgctaaagagagggagagagtgccccccccccccttctgggAACCTTCATGACTGACTGGAAAGCCGGGGATCCAGTACGAGGTGCCGGAGAGACCGTTAACAGCTGTTGTCCAGTGTTGAGGGTGCTGAGAGAGTCCAGTTCTCCTGTTGCTGTCATGGGCTTCAGGGTGGTGCTGCTGTCCTTCCTCCTGGTGTCCCTGAGCTGGTCCAAAGGAGCCGTCATCACAGGGGTGAGTGAGTGGTTTCTGGCTCCGCTGCACACTGTTAAGTcatttttgttctgttattttatCCGTTTATTAGATTTATGTTTTATCAGATTTTAGAAGCGTGTctaatttaaatgattaattactCTATCTACTCATTTGAGTAATGTCTAATtatcttctctgtgtgtgattgtcttAAATCGTTAgtttttttctgaccaacagtccaaaaccccaaaatattgaatttataacaatataaaagcagcaaatcctcacatttgaaaagcaggaGCCAGCAAATgtagcatttttgcttgacaattgacaatttattttcttttggtGGATTGATTGACAAattttttcagcttttattcTGTATGTGCACTGGGAAGCGTGCTGTACTATGTACAGTTTTAATAGCCCTCAATTTAAGATTTTTAGATTTCATCTAtatatttgcaaaaaaaactatatatatgCGAACAGCACAGTTTACTTTTCTGGATAATTTTATAAAATTTGATTAGACATGACTGACAGGAGACCACATCCTCCTCCGCTTCAAGTCCTCtggaaaaacaagaggaaattaTCTCATTCCTCTGATTGATATTCATTTGTAAATGGATTAGGGAGACGACAGGCAATGGATAAAATGGCTTTCACTGTACGAACACGAGAGGGCATCTCTATTACAATGAGTAAAACTGACTCTATTAGcatacataaaaatgaaaggGATTCACTGGCATCAAACAAGCTCTGCTTGCCTgtccctctgcctcttttattcctttctgtctgtgtttcacttCATCTCGCTGTCTCTCCTGCAGGCCTGTGAGCGAGACATGCAGTGTGGTTTTGGTCTTTGCTGTGCCGTCAGTCTGTGGCTGAGGGGTCTGAGGATGTGCGTCCCGAGAGGCGTAGAAGGGGACGAATGCCACCCCTTTAGCCACAAGGTGAGGAGAAATGTGATGTCACTAATCTtcctgcatcacacacacacacacacacacacacacacacacacacacagtcagagtcatactctttttctctctcgccCACACTTGTTTTCTGCGTTGGCGGAAATTCAGATTATATCAAGTGTTGGCAGGTTGGCTGAAGCTTTAGAAAAGCTGCTGATAACTGCAGAGGCTATTGATCTTCTCCACAGCGAACCGGGCAATCACAGTCATACATCACTTTGATCATCTGGAGATGGCCACAATTAGTTCTGCCAACATCACATCCGCCCCTGAAATCAGACTTTTACAGAGCAGCTTTTTAAGACCTGCAGCTCCACTTGTCAGCTGATGAAGGATTTAAACTGTCAGATTACCTCCTTTTCCCACTTTCAGGTGCCGTATCCAGGGAAAAGGCAACATCACACCTGCCCCTGTCTCCCCCACTTGGTGTGCACCAGGTACGCCGATAGCAAGTATAGATGTACTGACGACTTCAAAAACATGGACTTTTAAAAGATGCCCGCACACTCAGACGAAGAAGAGCACAGCAGAAGCAGCATTACAGAGTGAAGACTTGAACAGGCTGTGGATCACATATTTAATCTTCACTGACTGTATTCTTCATTTGTGTCCTCTATGCACTGTAACACATAGTTTGGATTATATCAATCCACACATCAAGGACAGAAGAAAGTGTAACCTGTTAACAAGAGCCTCAATAGACAGCAGACACTTTTTACTTCATAAAAACA
Encoded here:
- the lamtor5 gene encoding ragulator complex protein LAMTOR5 is translated as MESTLEQHLDDTMKNPAVVGVLCTDQQGHNLGCRGSLSDEHGGVVSVLSKQAAALTRDPTDSPTVCLESESGNILVRSHGTITVAVHKIAS
- the prok1 gene encoding prokineticin-1, encoding MTDWKAGDPVRGAGETVNSCCPVLRVLRESSSPVAVMGFRVVLLSFLLVSLSWSKGAVITGACERDMQCGFGLCCAVSLWLRGLRMCVPRGVEGDECHPFSHKVPYPGKRQHHTCPCLPHLVCTRYADSKYRCTDDFKNMDF